One Chromobacterium paludis genomic window carries:
- a CDS encoding TIGR02117 family protein — protein MIRRLLPRALLGFLILIAGYLAAALVLGILPNQRDYAPPASGVPVYLDSNGVHISLVMPVSAAGVDWRARFPVQHIARPDRFGASPYVAVGWGSRTFFLETQHWSDLTPGKALAALAHDEAVLHVEYQPQPTVGKDTRRLLLSPEQYHRLAAYIESSVQQTPAGQAQWLSAYRYDANDAFYAAQGHYSPLTTCNQWVRDALAAAGVCTALWSPFAQALFWHA, from the coding sequence ATGATCCGTCGCCTCCTGCCCCGCGCCCTGCTCGGCTTTCTCATCCTGATCGCCGGCTACTTAGCCGCCGCGCTGGTGCTGGGTATCTTGCCCAATCAGCGCGACTACGCGCCTCCCGCCAGCGGCGTGCCGGTTTACCTGGACAGCAATGGCGTGCACATCAGCCTGGTCATGCCGGTAAGCGCGGCAGGCGTGGATTGGCGCGCCCGCTTTCCCGTCCAGCACATCGCCCGGCCAGACCGTTTTGGCGCCTCGCCTTATGTCGCCGTAGGCTGGGGCAGCCGCACTTTTTTCCTGGAGACACAGCACTGGTCGGATTTGACACCGGGCAAGGCATTAGCAGCCTTGGCGCATGACGAGGCCGTGCTGCATGTGGAATATCAGCCTCAACCAACCGTGGGCAAAGACACGCGGCGCCTGCTGTTGTCGCCGGAGCAATACCATCGTCTCGCCGCCTACATCGAATCCAGCGTCCAGCAGACGCCCGCTGGCCAGGCGCAATGGCTGAGCGCCTATCGCTACGACGCCAACGACGCCTTTTATGCGGCGCAAGGCCACTATTCGCCGTTGACCACCTGCAACCAGTGGGTCCGCGATGCGCTGGCGGCCGCTGGCGTGTGCACCGCGCTGTGGTCCCCGTTTGCGCAGGCTTTGTTCTGGCACGCCTGA
- a CDS encoding type VI secretion system Vgr family protein has protein sequence MDFSQLLASFASAFTQDRRQLTLSLGAGSIAAEQLLPLALDGEEGVSRPYRFTVRCLSPDGAIELKTLLGLPARIGIEDAQGGESIRCGVVSQAKLEGADGGFAKYALTIEPPFALLRHRRTSRVFQDLTVPQIIEQILTEHQQANPAFARGQALALQVGQADARSYCLQYRESDYDFIVRLMHEEGYAWRFEHVDGDAPQVKLVVFDDVYSLPPAQIERARFHRADATEEEDGLTDWQAARQIVPGQVALATFDYQPVSTQQVGDQSRIEQGQDGAALQSTLQDYDPQGLYYAGGAEPLSRYAQLRQQAYDLQAKQFEGGGTLRGLTAGQWFRLDDHPAHETDSAQDREFVVTGQTLHARNNLPADLAQQLSLAAPGLLAAGLATDAALQENGAGKGRFLPSPLAGEGQGERGRLAASESPFTTRIQAQRRGIPLTPAYAHTAQAKPTSLGVQTATVVGPAEPTDQAADEIYTDAQGRIKVQFHWQRPQEHAQFGANLDDKSSCWLRVAMPSAGAGFGHQFIPRIGQEVLVDFIEGDIDRPVITGVLYNGSHPTPDFSGAGALPANKTLSGIKSKEHQGGGYNELLFDDTPGEVRAKLSSESGKTQLNQGFLTHPRSHGKAQPRGDGFELRTDQHGAIRAAHGLLLSTEAQNGAGGKQLAREHAQSQLDAALSLSQALAETASGQLADTMETGPDEIGPDNAKTGKKPDGHLQHHVDALKAWEAGSNTDKDGKTAKEQAGQQPLLILSGPAGIASLTEQSQTVSAGTNLNLVAQRDANHTTGRRWIHNVGQHISLFVAGVKDKVALKLIAAKGKVQVQAQSDAMELTADKDVTITSVKGKVQIAASQEILLASGGGYIRIAGGNIEIHCPSAVSVKGASHSLSGPAQLKIAFPAMSLAEEQKTSKQISINQLMMNLLSGANHSASLKYTYIDPSNNKTLLTGTLSKSGETDRVYSELHQNLTLIVENVKEPWSVIKDHHYFAEDTDEDEVINLIDSHD, from the coding sequence ATGGACTTTTCCCAGCTCCTTGCCAGCTTCGCCTCCGCCTTCACCCAGGACCGCCGCCAGCTCACGCTGTCGCTCGGCGCCGGCAGCATCGCCGCCGAACAGCTGCTGCCGCTGGCTTTGGACGGCGAGGAAGGGGTGTCCCGGCCGTATCGCTTCACCGTCCGCTGCCTGTCGCCCGACGGCGCCATCGAACTGAAGACCCTGCTTGGCCTGCCGGCCCGCATCGGCATCGAGGACGCCCAGGGCGGCGAGTCCATCCGCTGCGGCGTGGTCAGCCAGGCCAAGCTGGAAGGCGCGGACGGCGGCTTCGCCAAGTACGCGCTGACCATCGAACCGCCGTTCGCCCTGCTGCGCCACCGCCGCACTTCGCGCGTATTCCAGGACCTGACCGTCCCGCAGATCATCGAGCAGATCCTGACCGAGCATCAGCAGGCCAACCCCGCCTTCGCCCGCGGCCAGGCGCTGGCGCTGCAAGTGGGCCAGGCCGATGCGCGCAGCTACTGCCTGCAATACCGCGAGAGCGACTACGACTTCATCGTGCGACTGATGCACGAAGAGGGTTACGCCTGGCGCTTCGAGCATGTGGACGGCGACGCGCCCCAGGTCAAGCTGGTGGTGTTCGACGACGTCTACAGCCTGCCGCCGGCCCAGATCGAGCGCGCGCGTTTCCACCGCGCCGACGCCACCGAGGAAGAAGACGGCCTGACCGACTGGCAGGCCGCGCGCCAGATCGTGCCCGGCCAGGTGGCGCTGGCCACTTTCGACTACCAGCCGGTGTCCACCCAGCAGGTGGGCGATCAAAGCCGCATCGAGCAAGGCCAGGATGGCGCCGCGCTGCAATCCACCCTGCAGGACTACGACCCGCAAGGCCTGTATTACGCCGGCGGCGCCGAACCGCTCTCCCGCTACGCCCAGCTGCGGCAGCAGGCTTACGACCTGCAAGCCAAACAATTTGAAGGCGGCGGCACCCTGCGCGGCCTGACCGCCGGCCAGTGGTTCCGCCTGGACGACCACCCGGCGCACGAAACCGACAGCGCGCAAGACCGCGAATTCGTCGTCACCGGCCAAACCCTTCACGCCCGCAACAACCTGCCGGCCGACCTGGCCCAGCAACTGAGCCTGGCCGCGCCGGGCCTGCTGGCGGCAGGGCTCGCCACCGACGCCGCTTTGCAAGAGAACGGCGCTGGCAAGGGTCGTTTCCTCCCCTCTCCCCTCGCGGGAGAGGGGCAGGGGGAGAGGGGGCGTCTCGCCGCGAGCGAGAGCCCCTTCACCACCCGCATCCAGGCCCAGCGCCGCGGCATCCCGCTAACCCCGGCCTACGCCCACACCGCGCAGGCCAAACCCACCTCGCTCGGCGTGCAAACCGCCACCGTGGTCGGCCCGGCCGAACCGACGGACCAAGCCGCCGACGAGATCTACACCGACGCCCAAGGCCGCATCAAGGTGCAGTTCCACTGGCAACGGCCGCAGGAACATGCCCAGTTCGGCGCCAACCTCGACGACAAATCCAGCTGCTGGCTGCGCGTGGCCATGCCCAGCGCCGGCGCCGGCTTCGGCCACCAGTTCATCCCGCGCATCGGCCAGGAAGTGCTGGTCGACTTCATCGAAGGCGACATTGACCGCCCCGTGATCACTGGCGTGCTGTACAACGGCAGCCACCCGACGCCGGACTTCAGCGGCGCCGGCGCGCTGCCCGCCAACAAAACGCTGTCCGGCATCAAATCGAAAGAACACCAGGGCGGCGGCTACAACGAGCTGCTGTTCGACGACACCCCCGGCGAAGTGCGCGCCAAACTATCCAGCGAATCCGGCAAGACCCAGCTGAATCAGGGCTTCCTCACCCATCCGCGCAGCCACGGCAAAGCCCAGCCGCGCGGCGATGGTTTCGAGCTGCGCACCGACCAGCACGGCGCCATCCGCGCCGCCCACGGCCTGCTGCTGTCCACCGAAGCGCAGAACGGCGCCGGCGGCAAACAGCTGGCGCGCGAACACGCCCAATCCCAACTCGACGCGGCGCTGTCGCTCAGCCAAGCGCTGGCCGAAACCGCCAGCGGGCAGCTCGCCGACACCATGGAAACCGGCCCCGACGAAATCGGCCCGGACAACGCCAAAACCGGCAAAAAGCCAGATGGGCACCTGCAGCACCACGTCGACGCGCTCAAAGCCTGGGAAGCCGGCAGCAACACCGACAAAGACGGCAAAACCGCGAAAGAACAAGCCGGCCAACAGCCGCTGCTGATCCTGTCCGGCCCGGCCGGCATCGCCTCCCTGACCGAACAAAGCCAAACCGTCTCTGCAGGGACCAACCTCAACCTGGTCGCCCAGCGCGACGCCAACCACACCACGGGCCGGCGCTGGATTCACAACGTGGGCCAGCACATCAGCCTGTTCGTGGCCGGGGTGAAAGACAAGGTGGCGCTGAAGCTGATCGCCGCCAAGGGCAAAGTGCAGGTGCAGGCGCAGAGCGATGCTATGGAGCTGACGGCGGATAAGGATGTGACCATCACGTCAGTAAAAGGCAAGGTGCAGATCGCCGCCAGCCAGGAAATCCTGCTCGCCAGCGGCGGCGGCTATATCCGCATCGCCGGCGGCAATATCGAAATCCACTGCCCCAGTGCGGTCAGCGTGAAGGGGGCTAGCCACAGCTTGAGCGGGCCGGCGCAATTGAAAATAGCATTCCCGGCCATGTCGCTTGCTGAGGAGCAAAAAACCAGCAAGCAAATTTCCATCAACCAATTGATGATGAATCTACTATCCGGTGCCAATCATTCAGCTAGTCTCAAATACACCTATATCGACCCTTCAAACAATAAGACGCTGTTGACAGGCACACTTTCCAAATCCGGTGAAACCGACAGGGTTTATTCAGAATTACACCAAAACCTCACTCTTATTGTCGAGAATGTAAAAGAACCATGGTCGGTGATAAAAGATCATCATTATTTT